CCCACGGCCTCCCTGCAGGCGGGGATCGGAGTACAGCAGGTACGCGGCGCGGTGGAGCGCGACGACGGTCTTGCCGGTACCCGGCCCACCGTCCACCAGCAGCACCCCTCGCGACGAGGCACGTATCGCCGCGTCTTGATCGGCGGCGATGGTTCCGAGCACCGACTGCATCGTGGACGACCTGCTCGCGCCGAGGCTCGCGATGAACGCCGACTGCGCGTCCAGCGCCGCCGATGCGGTGTCGTCGCCGGTGAATCTCTCGTCCCAGTAGTCGACGATCGAACCTGAGGCCCACCGATAGTGACGCCGGTTCGACAGTCCGCGGGGATCGGCGAGGGTCGCGGCGAAGAACGGCGCGGCATCGGGTGTGCGCCAGTCGACCAGAAGCGTCGTGCCGTCGGCGTCGCTCAGGCCGATCCGCCCGATGTAGACGGGTTCGCCGTCACGCGGGTCGATCCGGCCGAGCACCACATCGGCGCCGAGCCGAGACAACGTCCGCAGGCGGGTCTCGAGCCGGCGGATCTCCAGGTCTCGTTCCACACCGGCACCGCCGCGCAGGTCGGTGAGACGGCGTGCCGCCGACAGTTCGTCCTTTGTCCGGGTGGTCTGCTCAACGATCCGGGCGGCGACCCTCGACAGGTGAGCGATGTCGGCTTCGATGAGGCCGGGCGCGCCTTTGGCGGCGGCGGAAAGTCGGAAAACAGTGCTGGTCACAGAGCCCTCTCGTCGGTGAGTGGACCATTGTGCACCCGCCACGGGGCCTTGCGGCAAGCCCACCTCCAGAGGTTATGGTGGAAGGGGAAGGAGCGGTCAGCGCACTGTGGTCGCGAGCAGTTCGGCCAATGCCGTGAGTTGAGGCGCCGCCGCATCCGCCCGCCACATGAGTCCAAGACGGCTCGTGTTCTCCAGCCCCCGCACCGGAATGAACCGGACGTCCGACCTCGGGTTGTACTCGATGTACGCCCGGCAGACGAGCATCGCGTGGTCACCGGTCGCGGCCAGCACCAGCCCCTGCTGCATGCTTGTCACACCCGTCGTGGACACGATCGGAAGCCCCTTGGGGGTGACGACCGGGGTGTGCACCAGCTTCCAGTGCTCGGGCGCGTCGCCGTCGCGGTGCAGCATGTCGAGGACCGCGAGGTCTTCGACGTCGATCGCCTCTCGATCAGCGAAGGTGTGCCCGCGACCGACGGCCACGAGTCGATCCTGCGCCGGGAACTCGAACCCGATGACGAGTCGGTCGTCGTCGGAGGGCAGTTCGACGATGGCGGCGTCGACATCGCCTGCGAGCAGTGCGGTGAACGGTGACCCCAGTGGCAGATCGACACTGTGCACACGTACTCCGTGAGTTCTGCGGAGTTCCAGGAAGGCCGCCGTCACCTGCTCGTACACCATCCCGCTGAACCCGATCCTGACCTCCTCGAGGGCGCCGCGCATCGCGCGGTCGCGGGCACGTCGGAAGGTCGTCAGGAGCCCGGCGTATGCGGGTGTCACCTCGTCGACGAACTGCTCGCCGACGCGTGTGAGCGCCACCCGCCTGCTGGTGCGTTCGACGAGCCGTGCCCCCACTCGCTGTTCGAGTTGACCGATCAGTTGACTCACACGCGACTGCGAGTAGCCGAGCCGTTCCGCGGTGCGGCCGAAGTGGAGTTCGTCGGCGAGCGTGATCAGGCACTCGATCTGCTGCACGTTCACCTGGTGCATCGTCGGTTGGCGTGAGGTCATATCGATCACTTTAAGTGATCGATCAGTGAGAGAGTCGGCGTTGATCGGCGTGCACCCCACGGGTGGAATCGATGGTGTGACCGAATGTCTTTCACCTGTTGTTGCATCGCCTTCCCCACCGTCCGCATCGCGCCGCCCCTGGGCCTGTGTCGCCGTGATCGCCGCCGGGACCTTCCTCGTGGTGACCGCCGAGATGCTGCCGATCGGTGTGCTCACCCCGATGTCGTCCGACCTCGCGACGTCCCCCGCTTCGATCGGGCTGGCGGTGACCGTCACCGGGCTGGTCGCCGCAGTCGTGGCGCCCGTGGTGCCTCACCTGCTGGGCGGACGGGATCGACGGACGGTCCTGGTGACCGCTCTCGTGGTGCTCGCCGTCGGCGACGTGATGACGGCCGTCGCGAGCAGTCTGCCCGCGCTGTTGGGGTCGCGGCTCCTGGTGGGGCTCGGCATGGCGACAGTGTGGGGCATGGCGTCCGCGCTCGCAGCCCGACTGGTTCCGGGGCGACGCGGTCCGCTGGCGGTGTCGATCGTCATCGGCGGGGTGGCCGCCGCCTCAGTACTCGGCGTTCCGCTGGGAACCCTCATCGGGAACGTGTTCGGGTGGCGGGCGGCTTTCATCGGTATCGGAGTCGCCACAGCAGTCGTCGGCGGTGTTGCGCTGCGCGTCATGCCGGAGATGCGTCGCCCACCGGAGGTCGAGTCACCGACCGGCCTCGTTCGGCCGCGCTTGCTGCGTCCGGCCGTGATGATCGGCGCGTTCACGGTGGCGTCGGTGGTGACCGCCCACTTCGCCGCGTACACGTACGTCCGGCCGCTCCTGGAGGAGCACTCCGGATTCACTGCAGCCGCTGTCACGATTGCGCTGCTCGTGTACGGCGTCGGCGGTCTCGTCGGAAACTTCGTCGCAGGATCGGTGGCGTCGCGGGCTCCACGAGCGTGCATGGCGACTCTTGGTGTCGGCATCGCCGTCGCCGTTGTCGTCCTCGCGACTCTCGGCGCTGTGCCGGCCGCCGCGATGGCAGGGATCGTGCTGTGGGGCGTCGCCTACGGAGGCGTCTCGGTGACCGGTCAGCTGTGGATGACAACGGCCGCGCCCGACCGGATCGAACAGGTGACGGGCCTTTACGCCGGTGTCTTCAACGCATCGATCGCTCTGGGTGCGTTCATCGGCGGACGCGTCGTCGGCGTAGGGCAGACTCCGCTGCTCTGGCTCGCGGCGGGGATAGCAGTCGTCGCGGCCGGGGTGGCCCTCACGCCGACGCGGTGACGCGGACCTGCACGTTCTTCATCAGTGGCTGGTCGCTCTGAACGCTGTAATCCGCCGCGCCGATCAACGCATTCATCTCGGGCATGTAGCCGGCGGCCGCACCTCGTGGCAGGTCGTATCCGACCGCTCGGTACCGGCTCAGGGATCTCTGCGAACCGTCTTTCG
This genomic window from Gordonia sp. PDNC005 contains:
- a CDS encoding LysR family transcriptional regulator; the protein is MTSRQPTMHQVNVQQIECLITLADELHFGRTAERLGYSQSRVSQLIGQLEQRVGARLVERTSRRVALTRVGEQFVDEVTPAYAGLLTTFRRARDRAMRGALEEVRIGFSGMVYEQVTAAFLELRRTHGVRVHSVDLPLGSPFTALLAGDVDAAIVELPSDDDRLVIGFEFPAQDRLVAVGRGHTFADREAIDVEDLAVLDMLHRDGDAPEHWKLVHTPVVTPKGLPIVSTTGVTSMQQGLVLAATGDHAMLVCRAYIEYNPRSDVRFIPVRGLENTSRLGLMWRADAAAPQLTALAELLATTVR
- a CDS encoding MFS transporter, yielding MIAAGTFLVVTAEMLPIGVLTPMSSDLATSPASIGLAVTVTGLVAAVVAPVVPHLLGGRDRRTVLVTALVVLAVGDVMTAVASSLPALLGSRLLVGLGMATVWGMASALAARLVPGRRGPLAVSIVIGGVAAASVLGVPLGTLIGNVFGWRAAFIGIGVATAVVGGVALRVMPEMRRPPEVESPTGLVRPRLLRPAVMIGAFTVASVVTAHFAAYTYVRPLLEEHSGFTAAAVTIALLVYGVGGLVGNFVAGSVASRAPRACMATLGVGIAVAVVVLATLGAVPAAAMAGIVLWGVAYGGVSVTGQLWMTTAAPDRIEQVTGLYAGVFNASIALGAFIGGRVVGVGQTPLLWLAAGIAVVAAGVALTPTR